One Deefgea tanakiae genomic region harbors:
- a CDS encoding SOUL family heme-binding protein yields MKQPIQLILMLAFGLVGAPAMATEEPKFEVISQNNNFELRRYPAILVAEVEVAGDMDTASGQGFRAIADFIFGNNVAVNLSSEEGSEKIAMTVPVTLTPVKASAQKIAMTAPVVLAPSNASAPSDIPALQGAQQWRVHFVMPSSYTLATLPKPNNPAVVIRELPAKTWAVLKYSGFNTEAGTQKRIDELRAWMASQNLKAVGSPQLARYNPPWTLPVLRRNEVMFEVE; encoded by the coding sequence GTGAAACAGCCAATTCAACTCATTCTAATGCTGGCCTTTGGGCTGGTGGGAGCGCCAGCTATGGCTACTGAAGAACCAAAGTTCGAAGTCATTTCTCAAAATAATAACTTCGAATTACGGCGATACCCAGCCATCCTCGTGGCCGAGGTCGAAGTGGCAGGCGATATGGATACGGCTTCTGGCCAAGGCTTTCGCGCCATTGCTGATTTTATCTTTGGTAACAACGTCGCAGTAAACCTGAGTAGCGAAGAAGGCTCAGAAAAAATAGCGATGACGGTGCCCGTAACTTTGACACCCGTGAAAGCGAGTGCACAAAAAATAGCGATGACCGCGCCCGTGGTTTTGGCGCCTTCAAACGCATCTGCACCAAGTGATATTCCTGCCCTGCAAGGCGCGCAGCAATGGCGCGTTCATTTTGTGATGCCAAGTAGCTATACGCTAGCAACGCTCCCCAAGCCCAATAATCCGGCCGTCGTCATTCGTGAGCTACCTGCTAAAACGTGGGCTGTTTTAAAGTACTCTGGCTTTAATACTGAAGCGGGGACGCAAAAACGGATTGATGAGTTGCGCGCCTGGATGGCGAGCCAAAATCTAAAGGCCGTCGGCAGCCCACAATTGGCGCGCTACAATCCGCCGTGGACTTTGCCTGTTTTACGTCGTAATGAAGTGATGTTTGAAGTCGAATAA
- a CDS encoding substrate-binding periplasmic protein has translation MLKRWAGLLLILGACHLQAAPLQVSFPEIIPLSFITPDGQKLGLYVDLMTAIGQEAGIELQLNITPFARSVNMVNHSKVDLAVHNTKAVHTSQLRNLGVLHMTDLVLWPSPSSALSNKSQLNEQIVGRLRGGCRRVIDSQNIQFYDINDYNQGVRMLAAQRIDLLCGSREAILFAIRRNALPALETGLPLRLEQMQVALLARKDLPKSQLDRLQRATQKIMKSGLPQQLASRYGLK, from the coding sequence ATGCTCAAACGATGGGCTGGATTACTGCTGATATTGGGCGCGTGCCATCTTCAAGCCGCGCCGCTGCAGGTTTCTTTTCCTGAAATCATCCCACTGAGTTTCATCACACCCGATGGGCAAAAATTAGGTTTGTATGTCGACTTGATGACGGCGATTGGTCAAGAGGCAGGCATTGAGCTGCAATTGAACATCACACCGTTTGCCCGCAGCGTGAATATGGTGAATCACAGCAAGGTCGATTTGGCAGTTCACAACACCAAAGCGGTACACACCTCTCAACTGCGTAATTTGGGCGTACTGCATATGACGGATTTGGTGCTGTGGCCCAGCCCAAGCAGCGCATTAAGTAATAAATCGCAATTAAACGAGCAAATTGTGGGTCGTCTGCGGGGTGGCTGTCGGCGCGTCATCGATTCACAAAACATACAGTTTTACGATATTAATGATTACAACCAAGGGGTACGAATGCTGGCGGCTCAGCGCATCGACTTGCTGTGTGGCAGCCGCGAGGCGATTTTATTTGCTATTCGTCGCAATGCACTACCCGCACTCGAAACCGGTCTGCCTTTGCGCTTAGAGCAAATGCAGGTCGCCTTATTAGCACGTAAAGACCTGCCCAAATCACAGCTTGATCGCCTGCAACGAGCGACCCAAAAAATCATGAAATCAGGATTGCCGCAGCAGCTAGCATCGCGCTACGGCTTGAAATAG